Sequence from the Thunnus maccoyii chromosome 22, fThuMac1.1, whole genome shotgun sequence genome:
CCAGACCGAgctgaggagtgtgtgtgaggagtATGGAGTGTGTTTCCAAGCCTACTCCTCATTGGGGAAAGGAGAGCTGGTCACTGACCCTGTGGTCATGGAGGTGGCAAAGAACTGTGAACGCACACCtgcacaggtaaacacacacccCCAGCAATTTTGATTTATGTCTTTTTAGGGGcccacaaacaaaacacagttcAAGTTTTTTGTTCCCCCACCAGGTCCTGTTGCGCTGGGCGGTGCAGCAGGGCGTCCCAGTGCTCCCCAAGTCATCGCATCCAGACAGAATAAAGGACAACGCCAGGCTTTTTGACTTTACACTAAGcgacacagacatgaaaaaactGTCAGCTTTGGACTGTGGACACAGGTACTGCTGGGATCCCTCAGAGGTGGCCTGATATGCCACCAGTGGGACACACTTTGACTTCAATGATGCCTTTTCACTGCTTTTCTTCAGTTCTGGCTGTGATGAAGTGGTGGAAAACTAAGCTAATGTTTTGAGGacttatattaattatattaatattctgATAAAACTGACTGCTGAAGTAACATTTTAGACAGTATTGGCCATAAGTTGATATCTTAACTATGACTGATGTGCCATGACAAACTGGCAACCTTTCCACACAGTACTCATATGTTTGGGACCTCATGACTGAATAAAATCCTGTTGTTTACAAATCTATCCAAGTGTCACCAGTTTGAGACTTTTCCTTATAAATATGTTGCTTCATATTGTTCTTTCACCATGGTAGTAATAATAGGCCCTTTATGTTCTAGTCTTGCCATTCGAATTGTATGAATGACCTcaaatttacaatgaaaaacttaatgacatttttcaaaGCGTCCTCTGTATTTGAATATCTTAAAGAATGACACTCACTTTAAAACCACTcttaaaattatttattcagGACAGCATATACCAGAAGTTTCACAGCTgtagagaaaatacatttacaaaagtcattaaaaatgaaaaaaaaaaaggaaatattaaaaCTCAATTTTCTCCACACACACTTCTCCAGATTCAAGTAATACCAAGGATGGTTGCAAAACTACAGATGCCCAGGCAGTTTTTTCCTCTGGGATGTGTTCACTGCCACAAATGCCTAAAAGTCAAAACCATTAATGGTTTCATGACCTCTTTTCTAGTCACTATCTGTTGTTTGTGGTATCATTTTTCTTACAGTTGTGACAGCAAATGCACCTCCATACTATTGCGCTTCTTCTTGAGCGTAATATGTGACAGCAAGCGGTAAAGTTTAAGGCGGTAATGCTGGCTATGTGGTGTTACATCACAGGTTACGGCATGTTCAGAACATGTTCAAGGCAGTTCATGACAATATTAAATTCCagctgattttcttttttattttccagagaGTAAAGCATTCATATCTGGCCACAGGCTCTCAACACCACAGACTTATTCTTTGCCAGCTGTACTCTTTGGGTCAAAGTACAGATACAGGAgtgacattaaaatgtaaaacacaattGTACAATTACAATTACTTAAAACACTTATTCTTGGCCTCCCTGTTAAAATCTGATTTCATAAAACTGTGGAGTCACTCCTTTTTGCTGGACACTTTACACTTATTAATTTAAAGGGTTACCAAAAATCTTTCAGCCAACTCATCTTACACAGTCAGGTTCATGCATATGTTACCAAACACATGGCAGACGTGGTTGAATCTAAGAAAAAGGTGGTGCCGTTCAGATTGTCTAGAATTCTCTCTTTCTGATTTGAAAAGCTGTGAAAGAAAAGATGGAATGAACTTGTAGTTCAAAGACAGTACAAATGCAGCCCATCAGCCTGCGCCTCACAACTCAACCCAACAAGTCGAGAGGAAGAGAATAAGACACGAGAAGAACAAATCTATTACCATTTCCAATAATCACATATTGATAAACAAGTCACATATAGCCCAATCATATTTACCAAGCTGTGTAGACGTGCTGATCTTAGTTTATAAAAGTGAATATGAATTTTGAGCAGTCGCCCTCCCCTGTGCAGTCAGTGCTAATAATCCCCCAAAAGCATGAATATAATGCGTAAATTGCAAATCTAGTAATAGATCAGCACGTCTAGATCAAAGGCTCGACAGAATAAGATTTAGTCACACCCCACTGTACTGTAGATGAGCCCACATTTAAACAAATTCACATCCCACCAGGACTGGAAACAAGCTCAAAAAGTAGTTTGCAcctgtgtttaaatgtgacaAGTCTCTACATAAACCTTCTAAATGCACTGAGTGCTGAGTAAACGGGGCCTACGGCTAGTGTGTTGACTCCTTGTACAGCAGTTAATTCATCCCCACCAACGTCTTTAAATATGCACATAACATTTATCACAACAGCCATGGATTGTACACTGCCTATTGCTAGGTTGGCCACGCGTATAAAACAGCATGGTAACCCTGTAAAATAGGaacttgtaaaataaaaattctgGCCGAAAAACCACATTGCTTATAATCCCAACCCCTGTCATCTGATACaatattaacaaaatatttacacataaaaattccaaagtctgttttatttcttctttttttttttttgctcatccAAGGCTTTAAAAAGATAGATTCATATTGGTTTGTGctttttatatgtatgtttaatgttaattttcttCAGATATAATCTAAacctgacattttacaaaagatattattatttctgCATTATCAGAGATTGTCCTTGTACAAGATTGTTCTTTCTTTTGATAAATTTGAGATATAAAGCTGTTAATGATAGTCGAGTACAGTTGTTTGAGTGGTAGTGGATTGCGTGTGCCAGAACGGAAGCTGGATAAAGGCCCCATTTGAATACTTAAAGGACCACTGTGTAGGATTTCGTGGCGTCTAGTGGTGAtgttgcaacaaactgaataacCCTCCCACTTCCAAGTGCGTGGGGCAACCTTAGGTGGCCACAAAACTCAGGAAAAACacgaaaggtcctctctagagccagtgtttggtatgtccgttctgggctactgtagtAACATGGCaatgcaacatggcgggctctgtggaagaggacctgctccttatgtagatataaagggctcattatAAGTTAACGAGAACACAACGATTCTcattttcagatgattatacatacttatgaatattctGCCGAGTCCGTCccgttagatgccactaaattctacacattgcacctttaataaaaaaaaaaacccttcctTTGCACATGTGTAGCTCTCCTCCGTGTGACTActttggcacacacacacagttacagtgatctcCACAAGCTTGTGCAAGGAAAGCACAAACATTTGGAGCGAACCAAGCATTAGAAACACATGAGCATCGGTGATTTTCCTCAAGAAAATGAGGAGGGAAGGAATTTCTAAAAGCGTTCAAGGTGGCCTCCAACAGTCCGGAGTGTGATCTCAGCACATTAATCTCtccatctacagtatattgcaTAGTGTTGATGTGAGAGACAGCTGAAATGGTAAGCATCTTTTAACTGAGTGTTCACCTCTAAAATCCCTTTCTATGTTATACTCTCATCTCCTTgctcatctatttttttttttttgttaatccGTTTTATGGGGTTCAGATACTAACAGTCTGTCCTCATGCCTGTCTGTCTTACCATTTCACAGTGGGCTGCCCAACAATATTGTTAACATCACAACcatcacaaatacaaaaatttaTTAGAATGTAGCTTACCAATGACATATAAAAAATGAGCGGGACACATCAAGCTCAGTGTTAATTACTGTTTGTCCCACTTTGCCATCTTCTTTgtgatctttctctctctctcttttttttttttgatcacaCCAACCTTCCTTCCTTCCGTCCCTACTCAGAGCAGGTCGATTTGTTCTCATCGGTTGTTCTCTTGGCTTTCCCCCATTCTTGTCATCTCATTTCCAACGATCTCTCAATCCTTCCAACCTTGTGTcgctctttcctcctcttttcagTGCCTACTCAGTGCGGTGAGTGTGGTTATCGTGGTGGCTGTTCTCTCCCTCCGTCTCTTGGTGACTGAATAGGTAGCTCCACCAGGTTTTAGAGTGGTGCATCTGTCTGGCCGAACCGGCGCTCTTCACCTTCCTCATCTCCTGTGGCACGATATAAAGTGagggacaaattaaaaatgttacatgttgttttatCATCCATGTTTGTTGGATCAAAGCATCATATAGCCTGATCCTGGCATGATCTGAAATTTTTTTTATAGCCCAAACACATCCGTTATCAGTTCCCAAACCATGCCAAACACAACCACATAgcccttcatctctctcttgttgtttttaatatccATCCTCATTCTCACCCCTTTGTCTAACAGGCTGTCGAACTCGTCACTCATCCTCCGGAGCTGCCGGCCGTATTTCTTGGCTGCCCAGAGGGCAGGGGGAGCTGACTTGGACCGTCCCCGGAATGGAGCTCCCTCAGTTGGTGTACCAGCCTCATCTTCTCCTCTGGCCTGGAGCTCCTCGTCTCTGGAGACAGTGGAAGCGTGGGACTCTGAGTTCAGCCTGATTCGACCTGTCACTACATGGAAGAGAAGAGGGTGAGAGGGGGTTTGTGATGTTTCACAGGAAAAGGAACAGATCAGGATAAGAGGCAATAAGGGAATCAAGTAGGAATAGAGGGATATTGATGAGTAATGACTGGAACAAAGTGttcaaaaaaaggaaactgtggggaaaaatacaaataacacCCCTCTTTACTGCTTAAAGTAGAGCTAGTCTAAATGCAAAATCGATTAGCTAACATTTAAACTGTGCAATCTCATTTTAATTGCTTGTTTTGGCTGACTGACACTCCAGAATATAAATTCAACACATTCAATTTTTTGCTATCTTAAACAAATGAAAGCagcaaaatattaacatttgaaaGAAACAGATTGAAAGAATTGACTATGAAAATACTAGCCCATTTATATTGTGTAGATCACTGATTGATTAAATGACTTTTTCAGCTCTAGCTAGACTCAAAGTCTGCAAAATGAGGCCTAAGAGATGACGCCAAGAAGAGTcagaacaatgaaaaaaacagatggaaaaGTTTGAGAAACTGATGAATAAGTGCTGAGTCAGTCTGAAACATTGACAAACTATTTTGAGAGTAGGATTCATTATGCAACAGCTGCAATTACATAAAATGAAACAGGAGAAGAAActgataatacttttttttctaaataaactgaaatgagaTTCAAGCTATCATTAATGACCACCAGCATTCAGGAGttagtgtttttatatatgtagCGCTGCCATGATACATTTCAGCATATTATGACAACACACACCAACCTAAGTGTTGGATAACTTGAGCATGCATTTGTGGTTAACAACTGgtcaagaaacacaacaaacaatgatttttctttctgaaaaaagGCTGCTGAGGGACAGTACAAGTATTGTATGCAATAAACGTCAGCACACAACGTATTCTGTAAGCCCTGATTGTTTAAAATGCTATTTAAAGATGAACCCGCGCATGAATGCCCCCAGGAATAGACAAAAAGTGAACCAAGTACTGAAGTTATTGCTTTGATTAGATGTATTTTGAATCGCATCTGGACCAGACTGTGCATAAGGGTGCTCAAGGATATTTAGGCAGGTAAGATGTTTGGGTGTGGTTAAAACCAGCATTGCTGAGGCATGTTCTGTGCTGTTATTGCCGATTTGGAAACCCTCCCCTTCTTCTAATTCCAATTTCCCATAAACCTTTGATGTTACCTACCTCCCGATCTTAGTTCAGGTAGGGTGAGGGTGTTGCCTTGAGTAACCTGCTGCGCTTGCCCAGATGATGATTGGTTGTTATCTCCTTCGTCTACCTCCTCGGAGGGCTCTGAGTCGCTGTCGGAAATAGTGAAGTTTGCAGCCATCGTGACATCTGAAGAAGGAGGGATCAATAAAAATGAGGAATGTTATTTTTAGATGGAATACCAGCGATGCAAAGCAAATTACTTTATGAACAGAGAGGGAAatatgtacacatacagtagaaacGCATACACAAATCAGCATTCAGTTGGTTACTATTAGTGTTGCCCAGCATTTGACCTGTCTGGCAAAACTAGAAAAACAGACACGTCGTCCAAACAAATGATGaccaaaacaacatttgttCCAATATATCTCTGTAATAAAGGAAATCCAGGTGCATGTAAGTGGTGATATAACAATTGTTCTAGCGTTTTACAGTCAAACACCACATTAGCTAATTATTCAAGAATCATAAAATGGCATCATCCATTGTATCCCTGATGCTGCTCCTATCTAACACACCCAGCAGGCTATCTATTTAGCTTTGCTGCCCTGATATTAGCCAGTCCAAAGGTATTCACTTTAACAACCGAGCAGATAACCGAGCTGTtttgacaacacacacacacacacacacatttcatatcATAAACGACTTATAGTTAGACTGTTTAATAACCAGTCAGCACACACAGCTCTCTCTCCGGCCAACACTCTCACTcgcttgttttgttgttgttgactgaagaggacaaaagaaacttCCTACAGGGCGGAAGCTGGAGCGAGGCAATTGTAGCTGACAACGAATGGAGAAAAATGATTATGGTTAGGTTTCCTTACCCGAAATCTTTATAACGTGAGCCCGAAAAGTGCAAGCGTGTCTTTAGTTAGCCTCATACGGCcgcagctgttgttgttgttgtcggtGTCTTCTCTTTTTACTGTACAATACAGTTTAGCTCCGCGTTCACCCAATCGCCGCGCGTCACTCCACCGCCGCTGCGCGCTGACGTCACTGTTGCGAGCTAGGACTGGGCTGGGGCTTTGTTTGTCTCACCGGCTTACCGTAATGAAAGTTATAGAGGCGCAGTTGGATTTTGGATGACCAGAAGTTAGACATCCCCTCCATACATGTTACatgttttaaaggtgcaatatgtaagaattatataagaattttagtttaaaacataaataaataacaacagaatGTGACACAATAAAATAAGACCTTCCCTGACTTTCTCCGTTATCTATAACAACTTACGAACTGATTTTTGTGTAAACGGGTTGGGACAGTTTTGCTGggaaaatccaaaggatgtgaTGTTTACGTGTGCTCCcaagtgccttgcctctctcccagTGCCAACAGGGTGCAaaactagctaacgttagtttaGAAATGGATTGGACTGCTAAAGTCGAACCTGAGCTGGCTTTCTTCTGATTGGACAGGTAAGCTAACATTACTGCAAagcatgtgaaatatattgtgataCTGTGGTTTTAGCTGACTAATTTTAGAGCATGAGCAACAGGATGCTTACTGTAGCTCACTTAAGGGCCATCAGTGTCATTAATTAGAAgtaatttctgattcttacatattgcacctttaagatgtatataaaatacctACTTTCAATAATAACTTGTGACTGATATTTTTCCACCaaaatcttgttaaaatccttaaaattacatctactccttctccctcatcaAAAATTCCATTATCTATGacaatgcaaatatttttaatttcagaagtttaactgcgGGACAAAAAATGTTCCCTTgttcactgaaaagtcaattctcatattatgtgcactggaggcttcaagtttccacatcacacttgtgtaagttgattATTGGACCAGGGTTGGCTTCAAaattatttgtgatgtcacaaatcgtgCTCTTAGGCCTGCtccttaaaattggattttcaatgaccacagaacatttttccacTTTCGGCAGATGAACGagaaaacagccttccagtgtcaaactctgagcttcactgtgcagcaAGATGTATGTGCAAGTATCCAACTgaagcaacaagaagaaaaacatatttttgagtggagggggactttaaacaatttctatttctatttctacatgGGGCCTTGAAAGCTACAGGGTTACTGTGTGTCAATTGGTTGGCTAATTTGATTGAAAATAAGTACAAAAACTGTACACAATGCACAAAGAGCGGGATTAATAAAAGGTTTGTAGGCACCCAGCAGCTCAAATTTGACCCTGCAGCAGGTTCATTTGGCCCTGTCTATTTCAATTTCTGTAGCTTCTACTGGTATGGGATGTCAAatatgtcaacaaatcccaacAACAGTCTAAACTGACAAAGATGCAGAAAGAAATTAGGAAATCAACTGTATATTAACAGTGCTACAGTGGTTGCCCCCTTTGTTCTATTGCCTCACTGggcttccttccttccttcccttcacagacacatgcacacacacacacacacacacacatgcatacacaagTGTGGATCCGTACAGTCGACGTCAGTTTCTGTTGACACAGAGCGATTGATAGCTGCACTGATATGAACACTTGTTGACATTCTTGTTCAGAATGGATTCTGACCTCCCACCTACAGTGCTCTGATTGGCTCGGTTGTTTTTCCAATTAAGGAAACAGTCGTCAACtgccattttgttttcacttcattaatcagtctgacattgtgttcttagcatcacacacacacacacacacacaatgcaaaatgcaaaatgcaaaatggGATTCAAATTTATTAACCAAGAtcttaatatattaataaatatttgacaAAACCTCACCGCAAGATCAATTTAGTATCTGttttggagcttttgatcatatcataTAATCTTCCTTAGCAGAGTTGCCATGGGattgtacagtaccagtcaaaagtttggacacaccaatgagaaagtgtgactgatactgtttactgtatgtttaaatttcagtttttgtctgAGCACTTCAAGGGCTTCTTGTCCATGTGGGCTTAAAGGTTGAGTTTGACCTTTGAATCAGCTGTtgacaacataaataaatatgtaaacattcatgcatacatacacaccatccataatattaatatttgctGTCTGggtttggtttctttctttctgagagaGATTTATAGAGTGTTTAAACATGCAGGCTAAAGGTGAATCAGAAGGAAATACACAGGGAGGGCAGCCGCAGTGTTACACAACAGTTATGGAAGATTTGCTTCTGACAGATGTTGAGTCTGATAGGAAGAGGGCGGGGCAAGTGTATACACATACACCGGCTGTTACTTTACATGACTGAGTAGGCATCCAATAAAGTAATAATGGATTTATATTTAGAAAGACATGTTAAACATTCACCAAACTGATAGTAAGAAGGAGGAAGGGAACCAAAACTGTGTTAAATCAGATCTTggcttcctttctttttccttcctgaGACATGAAAGaagaggacagaaagacagaaattcCCACTGAGCAGTTTGTTGTCATACCCTGTATGAGCAGCAGGTGGGGAGGTAGGACTACAAACGGATCTTCATGACTTTTCCTTAGCTGTGATCCTTTTCCATCTCACAGCTGCTTCTTCCCCGTCACAGCTTGTCAGTGActtctggaaaagaaaaaaaaaaaggaaaaacctcAAATATCTTGCTAAATTTCACTGACTACTCACTGACTGATGACTGTTATTACATCTATTGCAACATGTAAACATCCCATTAGGTCAGAATCAGAGTTACCCATGGAAATTGCGTCAAAAAACCCACATCAAAATACCAATTTCTCATTTCCTGAGAAGCTAAACTGTAGAAATAATGATTTGCTtaagtgaaaaacacacatccaaGCATGTTTCCTGTCCCTTATTGTGTGAAAACCTTACAATAGAGCGATACATGGGGTGTGTATGATACAGTATCCTCTTCTGACTGTCTCTTCACTTTGCTCTCCTCCACTTTCCTCACATCAACGCAGGAGAGTCAAGCATGTAATTATCTACCATTTATATGTAGAGCTGCCTCTATTCTACTCCTCTACGTCATTCTTTCCTCTGCATCTCTCACATTATGAGCCTCTTGTGAGGTTAGAAACAAAATTAGTCTGTTTTGCAAAGTCAGTAATAGACACTTGAGTAGGAGaagcaaactgttttttttttttgtttttttgtgtagaGACTGTGACAGGATTCAAGGCGATGTGATGCAGCTTCTTCTAATTCAGAACCGTTAGTGCATCCAAATAGAGTTATTTGAGTTTCTAAGCTTAGACAAACATGCAGAGTCCACACAGTCAGCTTTTCATACACTAGGGGAAGGATGCAGCAGCTCTTGACAATGACTGTTGAGACTCGTCTCTTTTGAACTCTATTTTTGGAGGGATTATAGAAATAATACATGGGAGTTCTCATTTTGGTTGGATTCCTGTGTTATTTGAGAGCCATACAATTATTTACCCattttaatatgtgtgtgtgtttccgaGACACAAAATAAATCCATGTATGCTAAACTTTGTAGCATTTAAGAGCCATAAAATTACCATCCTTCCAGTGGTggagagtgtgtgaatgagagagaatGATTTTATGCACTTTCACATACAAGCAGGATCATTTTCACATACACAGAAGGACagggagtgtgtttgtgtataggTCTGGTGGATTTGAGTATAATCTGAAGGAGCCTTACAATTAGTGTCCATTTATATCTCCGTGCAGCAACCTCGCCCTGCCTCCCTGCCCCTCATCTGGTGGTTATTTTGGGAAATAGAGGCATATGCACTCCCACACTGTCTCCAAACCACCACTCAGTGTGTGcgagtgtgcctgtgtgtgtgtgtgtgtgtgtggctgttaGAGAGCGAATGCAGCAGTGTTTCCAAGCAGCTCCCGAAATGTTCTTTCCATTTCAATGCCAGGACACTGGCTGTCTGCTGCCGCCGCCACAGCTTCACTCTCTGTCCTTTCAAATATTTTCCCCTCTCTGCAGACCCATGTTCAGTCAGGTAGCTCTGTGAGGCAGCTGAAGAATATGTTATGAGCAGGTTTTGAATTATTTGAAGTGGGAGTgctgacagagaagaaaagaaagacggTTATGAAAAGAGAGGACGATTTGGTCCCCCAATTccaaaaaaagatgagaagCACATCCGAAATACAGACACTATGTACCAGGAGtggtgagagggagagacacagacaaagaaactgaaaaaaaagaaaagcaacagatGAAAGATCATAAGTAAAGGCAGACCGAGAGATGAGAGAAGTATCTGTGAGTGCAGAGAGAGAATTAGAGTTGTAGAAGATCTGAAAAGGTGGCAGTAAATGCGAGACTTTTGCAAGGCTGCCATAGAAAGAGAAACCAGAAGAATGGCACaggtgaaagagacagaaacacggAACTTAACCTACATTAAAGAGGATACACTCCTCCGGTCTCATTCAATCTGAGCCCTTTCATCATAGCTCTCAGTACATGCTCATTATATACGGGCCACTCCCTCGCTGTACAGCAAAGTTACTCTGTGATCACAAGGTTGACATATGGCAGCTTTCTAATTCAATCCACCCCACCCATGTGTGTCTTATGACCGAGTTCTTCTGAAACTAAACATAGGTTGCTGGTGTTTTTGCTTGCtggtaaaaatacaaaaatgccCAGCTCAACAAGATATTTGATCCAGGACTAGTCTTGAAATCCTTCCGTCCTTACAAGAAGTGAAATCTGTCATACAGTAGGAATGAGTAACgcttctcagaaaaaaaaaagttttgtttcaaGAAACTAACACTTGTTTCTTGGAAATTCTCAAACATAATGGAAAACAGATTTAgttattttgggaaatactcttatttgctttcttgctgagaattagatgagaaaataGCCACCAGCCCTCATGTGGGTCCGTCAATctgttagcttagcctagcttaaagactcaaaacaaagggaaacagctagtctggctatgtccaaaggtaaaaaatcAGCCTACCagaacctctaaagctcacttattaatataatttacattttgtttgtttagtccATACTGAAACTAAAGCATAAAAACAAGCAGTTGcaaggaagtcactgctcccaaCCAAAAAACAATCCGCTGCATAGCGTTCCGTAA
This genomic interval carries:
- the badb gene encoding BCL2 associated agonist of cell death b — encoded protein: MAANFTISDSDSEPSEEVDEGDNNQSSSGQAQQVTQGNTLTLPELRSGVTGRIRLNSESHASTVSRDEELQARGEDEAGTPTEGAPFRGRSKSAPPALWAAKKYGRQLRRMSDEFDSLLDKGEMRKVKSAGSARQMHHSKTWWSYLFSHQETEGENSHHDNHTHRTE